A genomic stretch from Elusimicrobiota bacterium includes:
- a CDS encoding TetR/AcrR family transcriptional regulator, producing the protein MKPRHETTKGDNTRSRIVLSAIKLSARHGFADASFQMIADDIGLSQSAVMYHFPDKNSLFEEMVRTIIGHNHEVVSRLIDINDGAGRRLLKHCLGNVVWALRSRKQDGQILLLLYYLAGRGGRFAEVFNGMIAKGRERILAHLLAGTREGIFKLKGDPAAVTETIQDALFGAMLYAASTPEGTVSAEELEKKWGDFVRALTGWKNDDPAPLLPWNKF; encoded by the coding sequence ATGAAGCCCCGCCACGAAACGACCAAAGGCGATAACACCCGGAGCAGGATAGTGCTGTCGGCCATCAAGTTGTCGGCGCGGCACGGTTTCGCCGACGCGAGTTTTCAGATGATAGCCGACGACATCGGCCTCAGCCAGTCGGCCGTGATGTACCATTTCCCCGACAAGAATTCCCTTTTCGAGGAAATGGTCAGGACGATAATCGGCCATAACCATGAAGTGGTCAGCAGGCTTATAGACATCAACGACGGCGCCGGGCGAAGGCTGCTGAAGCATTGCCTTGGCAATGTGGTCTGGGCGCTGCGCTCTAGAAAACAGGACGGCCAGATACTGCTGCTGCTCTATTATCTGGCCGGCAGGGGCGGGCGTTTCGCCGAAGTTTTTAACGGTATGATAGCCAAAGGCCGCGAAAGAATACTGGCGCATTTGCTGGCCGGGACCAGGGAAGGGATTTTCAAGCTGAAGGGCGACCCGGCTGCCGTGACGGAAACGATACAGGACGCCCTTTTCGGCGCTATGCTTTACGCGGCTTCCACCCCGGAAGGGACGGTCAGCGCCGAAGAACTGGAAAAGAAATGGGGCGATTTCGTCCGCGCCCTCACCGGCTGGAAGAACGACGACCCGGCCCCCCTGCTCCCCTGGAACAAATTTTAG